The Gossypium hirsutum isolate 1008001.06 chromosome D06, Gossypium_hirsutum_v2.1, whole genome shotgun sequence genome contains the following window.
ttgaTGCTCATGTTGATGGTGTTAATGATTTAGCATTTGCTACACCTAGCAAGCAACAGTTGGTCATAACTGGTGGCGATGACAAGCTAATTAAGGTGGTTTTTTAATCTTTCTCTCGGATAGAAAATTTTCATCATAGAGGAACTGATCCATCAACTAgctgatttctttttcttttttttttttaaggtatGGGATGTGATTACTGGAGTACAAATGCATAATTTAGAAGGCCATGAAGCTCCTGTTTATTCTCTCTGCCCTCATTGCAAGGATGGTATTCATGTAAGAGTTACTCTTGATTTACTATACTAATAATGCGTGGCATTTTAGATCTGTTGGTGATCATATAACATATTTGATACCTTTTCTTCCAGTTTATATTTTCAACATCAGTGGATGGAAAGATAAAAGCATGGCTATATGACAACATGGGTGCCAGAGTTCATATTGATGCTCCAGGTCTAGCATGCACAACAATAGCATATAGTGCTGataataaaaggtttgatttgTTTTCCATGAATCTTCATTCAATGATATAGAATGTTATTTTTTCAAATGATAGATGTACTAATTTTTGGTGTTTTAAATGGATATTTTCACAGGCTGTTTTCATGTGGGACGAATAAAATTGGAGAATCATTCCTTGTTGAATGGAATGAAAGTGAAGGTGATGCTAAAAGAACCTACCAAGGACTTTGTGAAAATTCTTCAGCTGTTGTGCAGTTTAGTCCAATTAAGGAGAATTTCCTGGCGGCAGCAGATGACCATGTTATTAAAATATGGGATATGGATAAGGTTGAGCAATTGACAATTATTGATGCAGGAGACTTACCAGTAAGTTCTTTAGTCTTTCAGTCTTACTTCTTTAGAAGTGTTATGCAGAGAAAGTTTCTAAAATTTCAGGTTGAAATTACATTTATGTTGAAATTCAAGTAAAGGTTTCACTGTAGTACATATAAAGGATAGTCTAAGATATCTACTTCTTTTCTAATTTGAAGGCAAACCCACATATACGATTCAACAAGGATGGGACCTTGCTGGCTGTTATTGCAAGCGAAAACAAAATCAAGATCTTGGCAACAGCCTATGGCCTTCAGTTGCTGAATGCATCAGTAACTGGTTTTGTTAATTCCTCTTCAGATGTCTCTGATGGTCCAAGAAAGGTCTGCATTTTAGTTGTTATCCTACTGCAGCTGGTAGAAATTCACATTTCCTGATTCTTTTTGTTTGGTTTAGCATGTAATAAATCCAAGTTCAAGTGTTGCTAATTCCGGAGAAGCTGATGCCCATGTACCAACCGTGAGTAGTCATGAactgaatttttcttttttctttggtgGGATAAATATCAAAGCTACCAATGAACTTTGGTCTATATgtggtacatgaattttgattttgtgtaattgcatacatgaaatttcaatttaattcaattttcacaaaacaCTAACACTGTTTGGTTGTTATCCTACTGCTGCTGGTAGAAATTCACATTTCCTGATTCTTTTTGTTTGGTTTAGCATGTAATAAATCCAAGTGTTGCTAATTCCGGAGAAGCTGATGCCCATGTCCCAACCGTGAGTAATCATGAACTGAATTTTTCCTTTTAGTGGGATAAATATCAAAGCTACCCATGAACTTTGGTCTATATAtggtacatgaattttgattttgtgcagTTGCATACatgaaatttcaatttaattcaattttcacaaaacaCTAACACTGTTTGGTTGTTATCCTATTGCTGCTAGTAGAAATTCACATTTCCTGATTCTTTTTGTTTGGTTTAGCATGTAATAAATCCAAGTGTTGCTAATTCCGGAGAAGCTGATGCCCATGTCCCAACCGTGAGTAATCATGAactgaattttttctttttgtgggATAAATATCAAAGCTACCCATGAACTTTGGTCTATATAtggtacatgaattttgattttgtgcaattgcatacatgaaatttcaatttaattcaattttcacatagCACTGACACTGTTTTCGACGTAACACCATTTTGCATTTACATATTGCATATATAGATAATTATGTTTATCCAACATGAAAATAAATGAATGTGTTCATCTTTGCAAATGTTTACGATTGAATCAATAtcaaagtttcatatatataattgaattaaaatcaaattttcatgtgTATAATAATATCACATCAAAGTTCATATATTACAATGTACATTGGATCAAAGTCCATGTGTAAAATTTGAGATGCCCAGTTTTTTTTCTAGGATTCATACGGTATCACATTGTGCAAATTGTCCATTTTTGTTAGAGAACATGTCCTATGCTAACTTATCAGCCTCCCTGCAGAACTGCGATGAGGAAAGGATAAAGGATGCAAAGCAAAAAATTATTGATAACGCCAATAACAAATCAGGTGTTTGTAAGATCATCCAAATCAGCATGCCTTCTCAGTGCAAGTCCTTGCAACTCAATGGTTACGGGGAAGCAGACAAGGTAAATATCCTCAGTAAGAAATTTCATGGTATGAGGACTTAACAAGTTCAAATTTATTTGCAAATATTTTCGTTCAATGCTTTCATCCGGGTTATATCCTCTTTCTAAATATTTGCTTTGAGAGAGCGAAACCTCTAAAGCTTAGTTAACCTGGTTACATACTGCaaagtaattttatcattatctcTTTCTCTGACCACTGCAGATATCAAGGCTGATATACACCAATGCAGGTAATGCCATTTTGGCATTAGCTTCAAATGGCACACATTTGTTATGGAAATGGCCTCAAAATGACCTTAATTTGAGTGGAAAGGTAACAAAGAACCAATTAATATTCAAAACTTCCGGGTTTCAATTTATAATTCTTCATTAGTTGGATGTTTAGACGTAATTTTGTGGAAACATTCTATGTAGGCTACAACCGATGTTCCCCCTCAACTGTGGCAACCAAGAAGCTGCTCGCGAGTGATGACCAATGACCTTATAGACAGCACGCCTGAAGAAGCCGTGCCTTGTTTTGCTTTGTCAAAGAATGATTCATATCTGTTGTCAGCATCAGGAGGGATAATTTCCCTATTCAACATGCTGACATTTAAGGTTACTTTCCAATTTCTTCTATGCAACCATTTGTTAAAGTTTGTACGAAATCCATGCGAATCACGGTCCACTAACTTTCTAGTTTCTACTGATTAAAAAGAAATTACGGTCAGCTAGATAATCTCGATCTTTTCTTGAGCAGAggatgatgtctttcatgtcaCCATCACCTGCGGCAACAAGCCTAGCTTTCCACCCTCAGGATAACAACATAGTTGCTATTGGAATGGATGACTCCACTATATTGATATATCATGTCCGTTTCACAAAGGCATGTTTCTCCCCCTTTAAAGAGAAATATATAGTTGTCTGCAAGATAATGTTTTGAAGAGACGTCCTGAGACAAGGTGGTTGTTTTTTATTCACGCAGGTTAAAAGCAAGCTCAAGGGTCATTCTGGAAGAGTCACCGGGCTTGCTTTCTCTACTGCCATGGATTTGCTTGTTTCTTCTGGAGAAGATGCTCAGGTTGGTTTTTCTTTATACCTTAAATCAGACCTATAAATTAAGCAAGTCAGGTTAGTTGTAGATGGGGTCaattatgattttaaaacttTCAGGTCATTTTGGGTTCACGTCAGCTGGATTTATCAGTCGGTTTCTTCAAATTGGGTCATTTTAGTTGAGTTGGGCGGGTTCAGGTTATTGATCAAGTTGGGTATTTGGGTCAGAATTGATTGGCCTAACTTAGATATAAACCATCTCACTATCATAACCCTGCTCTATTGAGAAATCATTGGCAAATTGTAGTCTGATTTTTCAAGGTGACAGAAACTCATAAATTATGTTTTGTACTTTGTTTCCCCCCTATAACTGCAGATTTTCACATGGAATCTTGGTGGATGGGGGAAATGTAAAAGCAAACAATTGCAGTTCCCCGATGAGAGAATCCCAGTAAGGGGTTCAAATACCATGGTTCAGTTTCATCAGGATCAAGTAAACTTCCTCGTTGTGCATGAGACTCAACTTTCAATTTATGAAGCCAAAGAATTAGGATGTGTACAGCAGGTATGCCTCTCTCCCTCTCATTGATATGCAAAGATGCTTTGTTGAATGAAGAAGTGGAAGGACGGAAAGATAAGAGTGGAAATGCGGAAAGAAAATAGCATTTAGCGTGGTTAGTAGGATAGAAAAGTGAGGGaacaaaaataggaaaaatgttCCGTATTTCATAGTAatgcataaaaaaaaattaaactttctaAATTGGGATGATAAGAGAAAATAAACTGAGAAAATTTTAAGTGTGTTTATCTCTAATTAATCAACGGAAAGaagattactttttttttcttttcatatttttatctttttaattttttccaattttttgtCGAGTGTAGTAAGGAAAGTTTAAGGGTTTGTTTGGTAGAATAGAAAAATTGAAGGGTGGAAAGAAGAGTGTAAAAgtggaaaaaaaatcaattttgattgtggttagtgaaaaagaaaaatgagggtaaagaaaataagaaatataatcattttttattttcgtgAATAAAGAATAAGCCATTTCAATTTGAAATGATAGGAGGATCAACCTATTAGTTCAACCTAGAACCGACTGGTTGTCATATAATTGGAATGCACAAAACGAAGCTGAAAAAACCGGGTATAAAACCAGATGAACCGGCTTCAATATTTTCCgagtttttaactttttcttttgttaatttaGCCCATATTAATTATTTCTTCTAAGTGTgcttgtttttaaaaatttttctgttttcttttaattttaatgaaatttttgttttttacgTGACAATTGTTGAACCAAAAGTAATAATTTGATCGATTCAATCATTGATAATATTGGTTTAATCATTTAAGTAGAATATTTAATCTACTCTTGTATTCACAGTGGATTCCTGAAGATTCTACAAGAATATCGCAAGCAACATTGTCATGCGATAGCCAGATGGTATTTG
Protein-coding sequences here:
- the LOC107962908 gene encoding protein TOPLESS isoform X3: MASEKRSALNKELLFLILQFCNDEGYKRTAHIFERESGCYFDLEFFEDLVLNGKWNKVEKYLSGFTSINDNKYSTKIYFEIRKLNFLEALDKNDRAKALDILMKDLKVFAQDNEELYREMTQLLTLDNFREHELLSMYEDAESSRKILMDELKKLIEVNPIFHGKLKFPVIKSQRLRRLINQGLNWQHIQCKYPQPNPDIETLFEDHVCQWPHDHLFMQSTDNPQLDASLPVFPSSWFCGPSTVTQAVSREDICVSGPITSVATTSVNMRDSNTMSQNSLLGAEYKVASTVLHSGRNHSPESSVSDDLPIISMNNGMLQNFEPVSHTDLPKTVARILNESSSPMSMDFHPVQQTFLLVGTDIGDIGLWDVNLGVKMLSRNFTVWNIGACSTMFKTAMMKDPCISVNCIAWSPNGSFFGIAYSKHIVQLYSYHGVTDVQQKLEIDAHVDGVNDLAFATPSKQQLVITGGDDKLIKVWDVITGVQMHNLEGHEAPVYSLCPHCKDGIHFIFSTSVDGKIKAWLYDNMGARVHIDAPGLACTTIAYSADNKRLFSCGTNKIGESFLVEWNESEGDAKRTYQGLCENSSAVVQFSPIKENFLAAADDHVIKIWDMDKVEQLTIIDAGDLPANPHIRFNKDGTLLAVIASENKIKILATAYGLQLLNASVTGFVNSSSDVSDGPRKHVINPSSSVANSGEADAHVPTHVINPSVANSGEADAHVPTNCDEERIKDAKQKIIDNANNKSGVCKIIQISMPSQCKSLQLNGYGEADKISRLIYTNAGNAILALASNGTHLLWKWPQNDLNLSGKATTDVPPQLWQPRSCSRVMTNDLIDSTPEEAVPCFALSKNDSYLLSASGGIISLFNMLTFKRMMSFMSPSPAATSLAFHPQDNNIVAIGMDDSTILIYHVRFTKVKSKLKGHSGRVTGLAFSTAMDLLVSSGEDAQIFTWNLGGWGKCKSKQLQFPDERIPVRGSNTMVQFHQDQVNFLVVHETQLSIYEAKELGCVQQWIPEDSTRISQATLSCDSQMVFACFLGGIVSIFGASDLQLKCQILPISYLPYTPRGNVHPLAVAANPHKPTQFAVGLTDGAVIVFEPQKPGNSWYLAEYEPATASSCLLQDD
- the LOC107962908 gene encoding topless-related protein 1 isoform X1; the protein is MASEKRSALNKELLFLILQFCNDEGYKRTAHIFERESGCYFDLEFFEDLVLNGKWNKVEKYLSGFTSINDNKYSTKIYFEIRKLNFLEALDKNDRAKALDILMKDLKVFAQDNEELYREMTQLLTLDNFREHELLSMYEDAESSRKILMDELKKLIEVNPIFHGKLKFPVIKSQRLRRLINQGLNWQHIQCKYPQPNPDIETLFEDHVCQWPHDHLFMQSTDNPQLDASLPVFPSSWFCGPSTVTQAVSREDICVSGPITSVATTSVNMRDSNTMSQNSLLGAEYKVASTVLHSGRNHSPESSVSDDLPIISMNNGMLQNFEPVSHTDLPKTVARILNESSSPMSMDFHPVQQTFLLVGTDIGDIGLWDVNLGVKMLSRNFTVWNIGACSTMFKTAMMKDPCISVNCIAWSPNGSFFGIAYSKHIVQLYSYHGVTDVQQKLEIDAHVDGVNDLAFATPSKQQLVITGGDDKLIKVWDVITGVQMHNLEGHEAPVYSLCPHCKDGIHFIFSTSVDGKIKAWLYDNMGARVHIDAPGLACTTIAYSADNKRLFSCGTNKIGESFLVEWNESEGDAKRTYQGLCENSSAVVQFSPIKENFLAAADDHVIKIWDMDKVEQLTIIDAGDLPANPHIRFNKDGTLLAVIASENKIKILATAYGLQLLNASVTGFVNSSSDVSDGPRKHVINPSSSVANSGEADAHVPTHVINPSVANSGEADAHVPTHVINPSVANSGEADAHVPTNCDEERIKDAKQKIIDNANNKSGVCKIIQISMPSQCKSLQLNGYGEADKISRLIYTNAGNAILALASNGTHLLWKWPQNDLNLSGKATTDVPPQLWQPRSCSRVMTNDLIDSTPEEAVPCFALSKNDSYLLSASGGIISLFNMLTFKRMMSFMSPSPAATSLAFHPQDNNIVAIGMDDSTILIYHVRFTKVKSKLKGHSGRVTGLAFSTAMDLLVSSGEDAQIFTWNLGGWGKCKSKQLQFPDERIPVRGSNTMVQFHQDQVNFLVVHETQLSIYEAKELGCVQQWIPEDSTRISQATLSCDSQMVFACFLGGIVSIFGASDLQLKCQILPISYLPYTPRGNVHPLAVAANPHKPTQFAVGLTDGAVIVFEPQKPGNSWYLAEYEPATASSCLLQDD
- the LOC107962908 gene encoding protein TOPLESS isoform X4; protein product: MASEKRSALNKELLFLILQFCNDEGYKRTAHIFERESGCYFDLEFFEDLVLNGKWNKVEKYLSGFTSINDNKYSTKIYFEIRKLNFLEALDKNDRAKALDILMKDLKVFAQDNEELYREMTQLLTLDNFREHELLSMYEDAESSRKILMDELKKLIEVNPIFHGKLKFPVIKSQRLRRLINQGLNWQHIQCKYPQPNPDIETLFEDHVCQWPHDHLFMQSTDNPQLDASLPVFPSSWFCGPSTVTQAVSREDICVSGPITSVATTSVNMRDSNTMSQNSLLGAEYKVASTVLHSGRNHSPESSVSDDLPIISMNNGMLQNFEPVSHTDLPKTVARILNESSSPMSMDFHPVQQTFLLVGTDIGDIGLWDVNLGVKMLSRNFTVWNIGACSTMFKTAMMKDPCISVNCIAWSPNGSFFGIAYSKHIVQLYSYHGVTDVQQKLEIDAHVDGVNDLAFATPSKQQLVITGGDDKLIKVWDVITGVQMHNLEGHEAPVYSLCPHCKDGIHFIFSTSVDGKIKAWLYDNMGARVHIDAPGLACTTIAYSADNKRLFSCGTNKIGESFLVEWNESEGDAKRTYQGLCENSSAVVQFSPIKENFLAAADDHVIKIWDMDKVEQLTIIDAGDLPANPHIRFNKDGTLLAVIASENKIKILATAYGLQLLNASVTGFVNSSSDVSDGPRKHVINPSSSVANSGEADAHVPTHVINPSVANSGEADAHVPTHVINPSVANSGEADAHVPTNCDEERIKDAKQKIIDNANNKSGVCKIIQISMPSQCKSLQLNGYGEADKISRLIYTNAGNAILALASNGTHLLWKWPQNDLNLSGKATTDVPPQLWQPRSCSRVMTNDLIDSTPEEAVPCFALSKNDSYLLSASGGIISLFNMLTFKRMMSFMSPSPAATSLAFHPQDNNIVAIGMDDSTILIYHVRFTKVKSKLKGHSGRVTGLAFSTAMDLLVSSGEDAQIFTWNLGGWGKCKSKQLQFPDERIPVRGSNTMVQFHQDQVNFLVVHETQLSIYEAKELGCVQQWIPEDSTRISQATLSCDSQMVFACFLGGIVSIFGASDLQLKCQILPISYLPYTPRFSENNEWWVQRKCAPPCRSCKST
- the LOC107962908 gene encoding topless-related protein 1 isoform X2, producing MASEKRSALNKELLFLILQFCNDEGYKRTAHIFERESGCYFDLEFFEDLVLNGKWNKVEKYLSGFTSINDNKYSTKIYFEIRKLNFLEALDKNDRAKALDILMKDLKVFAQDNEELYREMTQLLTLDNFREHELLSMYEDAESSRKILMDELKKLIEVNPIFHGKLKFPVIKSQRLRRLINQGLNWQHIQCKYPQPNPDIETLFEDHVCQWPHDHLFMQSTDNPQLDASLPVFPSSWFCGPSTVTQAVSREDICVSGPITSATTSVNMRDSNTMSQNSLLGAEYKVASTVLHSGRNHSPESSVSDDLPIISMNNGMLQNFEPVSHTDLPKTVARILNESSSPMSMDFHPVQQTFLLVGTDIGDIGLWDVNLGVKMLSRNFTVWNIGACSTMFKTAMMKDPCISVNCIAWSPNGSFFGIAYSKHIVQLYSYHGVTDVQQKLEIDAHVDGVNDLAFATPSKQQLVITGGDDKLIKVWDVITGVQMHNLEGHEAPVYSLCPHCKDGIHFIFSTSVDGKIKAWLYDNMGARVHIDAPGLACTTIAYSADNKRLFSCGTNKIGESFLVEWNESEGDAKRTYQGLCENSSAVVQFSPIKENFLAAADDHVIKIWDMDKVEQLTIIDAGDLPANPHIRFNKDGTLLAVIASENKIKILATAYGLQLLNASVTGFVNSSSDVSDGPRKHVINPSSSVANSGEADAHVPTHVINPSVANSGEADAHVPTHVINPSVANSGEADAHVPTNCDEERIKDAKQKIIDNANNKSGVCKIIQISMPSQCKSLQLNGYGEADKISRLIYTNAGNAILALASNGTHLLWKWPQNDLNLSGKATTDVPPQLWQPRSCSRVMTNDLIDSTPEEAVPCFALSKNDSYLLSASGGIISLFNMLTFKRMMSFMSPSPAATSLAFHPQDNNIVAIGMDDSTILIYHVRFTKVKSKLKGHSGRVTGLAFSTAMDLLVSSGEDAQIFTWNLGGWGKCKSKQLQFPDERIPVRGSNTMVQFHQDQVNFLVVHETQLSIYEAKELGCVQQWIPEDSTRISQATLSCDSQMVFACFLGGIVSIFGASDLQLKCQILPISYLPYTPRGNVHPLAVAANPHKPTQFAVGLTDGAVIVFEPQKPGNSWYLAEYEPATASSCLLQDD